GGTGTTGCGGACCAGCCGGGTGTCCAGAAGCTGATTGGCCATGAGCTGATTGCGGGCGATCCGCTCGGCCTTCTCGTAGTACTCCAGGTGCCCCGCCTCGGCGAGGGCCAACGCGGAGTTGATCTGGTCCATGACCGCGCAGGTTTCGCAGCCCTCGTTGTCGTCGCCGTAGCGGCCGAGGAATTCGGGACTCCAGCCGAACGAGCTACAATGGTTGGCGGCAAACCAGTCGTAGGCCCGTTTGGCGAACGCGACGAGGTCGCTGCGGTTTTCGGCGACGCCCAGCGTGGCGATGCCCGCGATGGTGGCGAACCGCGAATGGGTGTGGCCGTCGAGGAGGCCCGATTCCCACTCCTGGCCCTCCTTGCCCGGGCAGTGCCACTCGCCGTCCGGGCGGAAGTAGGTGCTGTGGTCGACGATGTAGTTGGTCAGGCGGACGGCCATTTCGCGGGCCCGCTCGAGGCCGAGGCGCTTGGCGCATTCGATCAGCGGGTGGATCTGGGTGCCGCTGAAGTAGAACTGGTGCGGCATGGGCGGAGCGTCCTGGTCGACGACCAGTCCCGGCGTGAAGGTCGGACGGTCGTAGTAGCCGTAGCCGTCGCGTTTGACCATGACGCGGTAGAGGCCGTCGACCAGTTCCTGGAGTCGTCGCAGGACGGCGGGGTCGCGGGTATCCTCGTACCAGGTCAGCAGCGCCCACAACACGCGGGCCTGGTCGAACCCCTCAGCCACGTGGGCGTCATAGGGTTGGCGCAGGATGGTCGAGTAGTAGGGTTTGTCGGGTTTGGGCCGATAGCTGAGGCCGTCGCCCTCGTTGAAGTAGGAGATCAGGAGTTTGCGGACGGCGTTTTCGACCTCGCCTGGTTGGGCGAGGTTCAGCATCCGTCGGGCGAGGACAAAGGACTCGACGTAGCGTCCGGTCAGGTCGCCGAAGTCGGGCCAGTCGTGTCGGTTCTCGGCTGGGTCGCGTTTGAACATGGTGGAAAAGAAGGGCAGACAGCCGCGTCGCCGGTCCACGTTGTTGTTGAGGTAGTTCAGGCCGTGTTCGGCTCGCTGGCAGAGGGTGTCCATGCCGCAATGTCTCCGATAGGCGTCGGTTCGCGAAACTCACCGCCGGTAATTCACCGTCCGGTTACCGTGGGATTGTACGTGTGGCGCGGGTAAAAGCAAGCGAAGCCGCCGTACCATGCCGGCGGCTTCGGGTCCGTTGTTTCCTCACGTCAGGCGATTACTTGATGTCTTCCGGCAGACGGCGACGGGCGGCGAAGCTCTCGTAGGCTTCGTGGTAGTACTCGACCGTCTCTTCGCCCATCCGCCAGCAGAGGTAGACTTCGCGGTCCTGATAGATGGCGGGCCAGTCGACGGCGCCGGTCTGCCAGTCGCGGAGGCGACAGCCGACCTCGGTCAGTTCCTGGTTGAAGCACTGGAGCTGCTTGAGCAGGGCTTCGTACTGGCGTTTGATCTGCTTGCGCGGGCCGCGTTCGGTTTCGCGGTCGAGGACGGAATAGCGTTCTTCGAGGACTTTGGCCCGGCAGTAGAGGGCGAGGATGTCCTTGACCACCATCGAGACCAGGACCAGGGACCGGTTGGCCTCGTTGACGGAAAAGTACTTTGGCTTGCGTTTTCCTTCGCGCAGGCTTGAGAGCACCACGCTGTCGAACTCGCCCATTTTCGTCCCTTTCCCAGAAGATCGGCCTCTTGGGCTTGTCTTTCTATTTTTAGCTTAGCGTCAAGTACCTCTTAAGTCAACCCAGCCCGATTCAAGCCTCCTGGCGAGGGTTCGGGCCCGATGGTAAGTCACTCCATTATATGGGCTTTTGCGCGGCTGGTTGCCGGGACTTGATTCTTTTCATGAGGAACTGCCGTCGGTGGTGATCGGCCCAGACGGCGGCGATGATAATCAGTCCGATAATGATCCGTTGAATGAAGGGGGAGACGCCGGCGACGACGCAACCGTTGCGTAGGAATTTGATGATAAAGGCCCCTACCACCGAGCCAAGGATGGAGCCCTTACCGCCCATGAGGCTGCCCCCGCCGACGACGACGGCGGCGATGACCTCCAGTTCCATGCCGACCCCTTCGGACGGCTGTCCGGTATTTAAGCGCGAGGCGTACATGATTCCGGCCAGTCCGGTCAGCAATCCGGAAATAACATATACCAATGTCTTGACCCGACCGACGTTGACCCCGCAGAGACGGGCCGTCTGCTCGTTGGAACCGACGGCGTAGACGTGGGTTCCGAACACGGTATAGCGCAGGACGAAGGCGGCACCCAGGGCCACCGGCAGCAGGATGAACAGGGAGTATGGGATGTAGATGGCACTGGCGCCCAAGGGGATTTCGAGGACGGCGTTGCCGATCCGCGAGAACGCGCGCGGCAGATTGGTGACCGGCATGCCGTTGGCGGATTCGAGGGCCAGGCCGCGGACGATCTCCATCATGCCGAGGGTGACGATGAAGGGGGGCAGGTGGCCGCGGGTGATGATCAGGCCGTTGACCAGGCCGCAGACCGCCCCGGTGGCCAGTCCGGCGGTCAGGCCCAGGACCAGGCCGTAGCCCTCGGCCAGGACCATCGCGGCGTAGACGCCGGCCAGAGCCACCACGGAGCCGACGGAGAGGTCGATGCCGCCGCTGATGATGATGAAGGTCATTCCCACCGCGGCGACGGCGAGGACGGCGGTCTGACCGGCGACGTTGCCGAGGTTCAGGGCGGTCAGGAAGCGTTGCGGTTCGGCGATGCCGAAGACGGCGACGACCAGGAGCAGGACGAAGAGGGGTCCGGCCCGGTCGGAGGTCTCGAAGGCCAGCTCTTTGAGGCGTGCCGGCCAGTTGGTTGTCGGGGTTGGAAGCGGGGTATCAGCGGCTGTTCTCATGGTTCACCACTTAGGCAAGAGGGTCTGACGGTGATGGCGCAGGCGCGGCTGGTCGGTCCGGTTCTGTTAACGGTTGACAATCGGCGGCGTCGGCCAGGCCGGTGGCCAGGGCCATGACGCGGTCGGGGTCGATCCGATCGATGGGGAACTTTCGGCTGAGGCGTCCGCGGGCCATGACGTAGAGCGAGTCGCAGAGGCCCATCAGTTCGGGCAGATAGCTGGAGACGATGACGATGCCCTTGCCCTCGCGGGCGAGGGATTCGATGAGGCGGTAGATGTCGGCTTTGGCGCCGATGTCGATGCCGCGGGTCGGTTCGTCGAGCAGGAGGACGCGGCAGTCGGCGCCGAGCAGGCGGGCCAGGGCGACTTTCTGCTGATTGCCGCCGGAGAGCTGGTCGATCCGCTGATCGGGCGAGTGGGCTTTGACGTTGACCGCGGCGATGAGGGTGCGGGCCAGTTCGCGGCGTCGTCGCAGCGAGAGGACGCCCAGTCGGCTGACCTTTCGCGGGACGGCGAGGGCCAGGTTGTCGGCGATCGAGAGGCTTTGGGCGAGTCCCTCAGCCGCCCGGTCCTCGCTGAGCAGGCCGAGGCGGTGCCGGATCATGCGGTGCGGCGAGGGTGGCAGGACGGCGGCGCCGCAGACGGCGAGTTCATCCATCTTCGCGTCGTCTAGGCCGAAAACGGCCCGAAGGGTTTCGGTGCGTCCGGCCCCGACCAAGCCGGCGATCCCGACGATCTCGCCGGCCCGGACCTCGATCCGCGGGACGGTCAGGCCCTTTTGACCGCGAAGATTGCCGATGGTCAGGACCGGCTCGCCGATGTCGTGGCGGCGCGGCGGGTAGAGCTGGTCGATATCGCGGCCGACCATCATGCGGATGATCTGCTCAGCCGTCACCTCGGCCATGCGTCCGTGGCCGACCCGGCGGCCGTCGCGGAGGACGGTGTAGGCGTCGCCGATGCGGCCGAACTCCTCGAGGTGGTGCGAGATGTAGATGACGCCGACGCCGTCGTCGCGCAGGCTGCGGATGACGGCGAAGAGCTGCTCGGCCTCGTGTTCGGAGAGGGCGGCGGTCGGTTCGTCCATGACGATCAGGCGGGCGTCGAGGCTCAGGGCGCGGGCGATCTCGACGAGCTGGCGCGACGCGACGCCCAGATCGGACACCAGCGCATCCGGATCGATCACCGCTCCCAGGCGGGCGAAGATGTGGCGGCAGATTTGCCGCTGGCGGTCGGCCCGGACGATGCCGAACCGGGCGATCTGATGGCCGAGGAACACGTTGGCGTGGACGGGCAGGTGCGGGGCGAGGTTGAATTCCTGGTAGATCATCGCCACGCCCGCCCGCAGCGCCTCCTGCGGGCCAGCGGGCGCGAAGGGTTGGCCGCGGAAGGTCACGTGTCCGGCATCCGGCGCCACCACGCCGGTCAGCACCTTGACCAGCGTGCTCTTGCCCGCCCCGTTCTCGCCGGCCAGAACGTGGACCTGACCCGGCGCGACGAGCAGATCGACGCCGGCCAGGGCCGTGGTCGGGCCGAAGGACTTGTGGATGCCGTGCATTTCGAGCAGAGCGGCCGTCATGATCGCTGCTTCCGATTCCGCATCGGAAGCGATTGTAGAGGATCGGGGCGGTTTTTGGAAGGCCCCCGTCCAGCGGGAGAACGGCTGAAAAGGAAGACGCTGCGCCCTCCTAATGCATCAAGGCTCCGCCGGTGACGTTGATGGCCTGGCCGGTCAGGTAGTCGGCGTCGGCGGAGGCGAGGAACGCGGCGACGCCGGCGACGTCTTCCGGCGTGCAGAGCCGCCCGAGCGGAATCCGGCTGATGACGTAGTCCTTGACCTTGTCCACCGGCAGGTTGCGTTTGGCGGCGTATTGCGGCAGCATCTTGTTCCACAGCGGCGTGAATACGAAGCCGGGGCAGATCGCGTTGACGGTGATGCCGTACGGGGCGAATTCGAGGGCCAGGCTCTGGGTCAGGCCGATGACGCCGAATTTCGAGGCGCAGTACGCTTGGTACTGGCTGGCCCCCTGCTTGCCGGACTGCGAGCTGAGGTTGATGATCTTGCCGCGGCGGCGTTCGACCATGCCTTTCAGTACGGTCTGGCAGCAGAGGAAGGTTCCCTTGAGGTTGACCTGCAGATGGCGATCCCAGGTTGCCTCGTCGAGTTCGAGAAAGGGCACGATCTCGGAGACGCCGGCGTTGTTGACCAGCAGATCGACCGGGCCCAGCTTCGACTCGACGGCGGCGACCAGGGCTTCGACGGAGGCGCGATCGGCCACGTTCACGCCGACCGCCAGGGCGCGTGGGCCCAGTGCGTCGGCGGTCTGTCTGGCGGCGGCTGGGTCAAGGTCGGCGATCGCGACGGCGGCGCCTTCGCTCATCAGCCGTTCGGCGACGGCCCGGCCGATGCCGCGGGCCGCTCCGGTCACAATGGCGGTCTGTCCTTTGAGCCTCATGACTTGCCCTCCGGCATGATGAGGATTTTAAGTCCCCTGCCCTGCCGCATCAGTTCCAAGCCGTCGAAGAAGTCGTCGATGGCCAGGCGGTGAGTGACGATCTTGTCGCTGACCTGTCCGGCTTCGATCATCCTGACTGCCAGTTCGACGTGGTGCGGTGTGCTGTCGGACGCGCCGCTGACCATCAGCTCGCGGTAGTGGATCAGCCGAGAGTCGACGAGCATTTCCGAACCGCCCCTCGGCAGGCCGGCGAAGAGGTTGACCATGCCGCCCTTGCGGGCCATGGCGAAGGCCTGCTGCTGGGCTTCGATGGCCGGGGCGGTGGCGATGACGACGTCGGCGCCCGCGCCGCCGGTGAGTTCCATCACCCGCTCGACCGCGTCGCCGGCGGAGGCGTCGATCACCTCCAAGCCGAGTTGCCGGGCCAGGTCGATCCGCTCGGGCGAGCGCTGGGTTACGATCACCCGCGTCGCCCCGAAGGCCCTGGCGGTCTGGCTGTGCAGGGCGCCCAGCGGCCCGAAGCCGATCACCACCACGGTGTCGCCGAACCTGACGCCGGAGAGCAACTGGGCGTTGATCGCGCAGCTCAGCGGTTCGGCCAGGGCGGCGATATCGCCGACGGCGGGCGGGACTTTGACGGCGAAACCGCCCGCCACGCCGGCTGGGGGCACGGCGATGTACTCGGCGAACGCCCCGGGAAACTCGCGGCTGATCGGCGTGAGGTGTTCGCAGCGGTTGGTGTGGCCGCGGCGGCAGACCTCGCACCGCATGCACGAGATGCTGGTGGCCATGGTCACCCGGTCGCCCACGGCGAAGCCCTGCGTTCCCGCGCCCAGTTCGACGACCTTGCCGACGAACTCGTGGCCGATGATCTGGCCGGGTTTGACCCGGGGGTCGCCGCGAAGGAGCATCTTCAGGTCGGTCCCGCAGATCGCGCACGCCTCGACCTTCGCCAGCAGGCCGCCCGGCTCGGGTGTGGGCACGGCGACGTCCTGGAGGCGAAGGTCGCCCTTGTCGTAGTAGCGGATCGCTTTCATGGCACTCCCTGAATTGCGGAACAGAAATGAGCGCCGGTCCGGAGCGGCGGTTTCATCGCGCGGTCTCCTGAATGATCTCATCGATCGCCTTCTGGAGGTCCGCCGCGATTTTGCCGGCCAGCATTTCGGGATACGGGACGCTCCACTTTTCGCAGGCGGCGCGGGCGTCGCGGGAGAATTGGGCGAGCTGGCCGGGCAGGGCGCGGGCGATTGCGGGCGCATCGACGTGGCGCAGGTAGTCGAGCAGGATTTGGCCGCCGCCGTCGCGGTGGATTCTTCTGGCGACGATCGGCCACCAATCGGGCCCGATATCGCCACGAAGGGCCCGGAGGATCTCGAGGTGGGCCTGGAACAGTTCATGCTGGGCTGCGATCAGGTGGAATGGTCCGCGGCGGCGAAGGTACTTGGCGTGGATGTAGGCGTAGATCCAGTAGATCTCGACGGTCCAGACCAGCCGGTCGGGGCGGTAGGCAGGTTCGTTGGAGGCCGGCGGGGCCTGGAGGATGCCCGCCTTGTCGAAGATGACCTTGGCCGGCTCGACGCGGACCGGTTCGCGCGGGGCGGCGAGGAAGTTGATATCGTACTGGCTGAGGCGGCCGTCGGACTCGAAGAGGACGGCGTAGTTCTTGTAGGTATCGCAGTTGATCCGTTCGGGCCACCAGAGGATCGGCTGAACGCCCGCCTGTTCGAAGAGGCCGCGCAGGTCAGCGTCGAAGGCGGCGAATTCCTCGGCGCGGATCACGAGCATCGGGTCGACGTCCGACCAGCGGTCCTCATCGGACGTGCCCATCGAGCCGCTGGCGTAGGCGGCCAGGACCCGCGGATCCTTCTCGAAGACCCGCATCGTCCGCTCCAGGACCTGTCTCATGATCTCATTCATTCGTCGGTTTTCCTTGTTGAAAGAGCGGATATTCTAGCGGACGACCCGTGGGTCGGTAAACCGGTCCTGATGATCGGTGTTGGTGGTGGAGAACTCGGAGACCACCGCGCCGTCCGGGCCGGCTTGGAACCAGTGTGGCGTGTCGGGCAAGAGCGTGTACTGGCGGCCGGGCGTCAGTTCGATTTCGTGGAACATCGTCACGTGGTCGCGGATCGACTCGGGCACGGTTGCCTGGATGCTCGGCGTGGCCGGGCCGGGCACATAGAGGTAGACCTTGCCCCATCGGCAGCGGAACGTCTCCTCCTTGCCCGGTGCGCCGGCGACGGTCGGATGGCAGTGCTCGACGCACGTCTGGCCGGGAAACAGCACCAGCTCCTTGGCGCAGACCCGGTCGGTGTTGACGTAGACGAGAATCTCCAAGCCGACGTGCTCGAAGTCGTTCAGTTCAAAATCGAGAATTTCGATGCGCTGGGCCTCTTCGTCGGTGACGACGATGCCGGCTTGGGCGAAGTATTCGAGCGTCCGGCGGCGGGCCCGTTCGTGTTGTTCGGGAGTGAGCATGGCGATCAGTCCTTCTTTCCAAATCGGTACATGGTGGTGCCTTCGTAGGCGTCGCTGCCCATTTCGGCCAGATAATCCCGCGCCTGGGCGATAAAGTCCAGGCCGATCAATTCGTTCCAGGCGGCGATGATCTTTTGCGTGATCGGGCCGGTCGCGCCGTCGCCCAGGACGTTTCCGTTGACCTTGACGCACGGCATGAGGGTGAAGGCGGTCGAGGTGAAGAACGCCTCGTCGGCGGTGATCGCGTCGTAGGCGTTGAGGTTGGTCTCGCGGACCTCCAGGCCTATCCGGCGGGCCAGTTCGATGGTGTATTTGCGGCGGGTGCCGCGGAGGATGTTGCGCGGCTCGGGCGTGAGCACGCAGCCGTCCTTGACGATAAAGAAGTTCGAACCGGTACCTTCGGCGATGAAGCCATCCGGGTCCAGCAGCAGCGCCCAGGCCGTCTTGTCGGCCACCAGCGAGACCTCCAGGTTGGCCATCAGGTAGTGCATGCGGCTGCGGTTCTTGATCTTGGGCTCCAGCAGATCGGCGGGAATGGCCCGCTGCGACGGGATCACCGCGTGCACGCCCGTCTCGTACAGCGGGGCCAGCGGGGCGATCGTCCACTTGAACGGAAACACGCTGATGATCACGTTCGGCCCGGTCTTGCCGTCAAAGACGCGGGCGTACATCGAGAGCGGCCCGCGGGTCACGTCGATCATCACGCGGTGCTCGTCGTTGGGCGCGAAGGCGGAGGCGTTGGCCTCGATCGTCTCGTGCACCGCGGCGATCATCTCCTGCGGCGTCATCGCCAGCGGGACTTTGAGCATCCGGACGCCGGCGTAGAGCCGCTCGACGTGCTCCTCGAGCCGGAACTGCACGCGGCCAAACGACCGGGTCATTTCGAAGACCATGTCGCCGAACATCAGGGCCGAGTCGAAGATCGAGACCTTCGCCTCGCGCTCGGGCACGAATTCGCCGTTGAAGTACACCAATCGTTGATCGTTCATCAGTCCATCCTCAATCCGCCGTTGACCGCGATGTTGTCGCCGGTGATGTAGGCCGCGGCGTCCGAAGCCAGGAACAGCACAGCCCCCGCCACGTCGCGCGGCTGGCCCAGGCGGCCCAGGGCGGTCATCTTCGTGAGATTCTCCAGACTCTCTTTGGTCGAGAACCTATCGTGGATCGCGGTCAGGATCACGCCGGGCGAGACCGCGTTGACGGTGATTCCGTACGGGCCCAGTTCTTTGGCCAGGGCCTTGGTCAGCGTGTTGACGCCGCCTTTGGGCGTGGCGTAGGAGACGCCGCCGGGCCCGCCGCCGGAGCGGGCGGAGATCGAGGAGATGTTGACGATCCGGCCCCAGCCGTTTCGCTTCATGCCCCCGACCGCATGCTTGGCGCAGAGCATCGCGCTGGTCAGATTGAGCGCGATCGCCTTGTTCCACAGCGCCAGGTCCATGTCTTCGCAGGCGACCAGTTCGAGCTGCGTGCCCGCGTTGTTGACGAGGATGTCCACTCGGCTGGCCTTCTCGTCGATTTGGCGGAACATCGCTTCGATCCGCGCCGGCTCGGTCAGATCGGCCTGGACGGACCAGGCGCTGCCGCCGGCGGCGGCGATCCGCTGGACCACCTGGTCGGCCGCAGCGGCGCTGGCGTTGTAGTGCACGATCACCGTCGCCCCGTTCTGGGCAAGGGCGTCGGCAATCGCCGCGCCGATGCCCGTGCCCGCCCCGGTCACCAGGGCGGTCTTTCCCGTCAGATCGACGGTCAGTTTCGCTTGCGTCACGTGAATTCTCCTGTGCCGGCGTTTTGCATCCGGGCGGCGCGCCACTCGTCGAGTTGTCCGACGACGTGGTCGTGCATCCGCTTCTGGGCTTGTGGACGGTCGCCCCGTTCGATGGCGTGGTAGATGGCCCGGTGTTCGGCGACGCCCCTGGCGACGACGTCGAGCCCCTGGATCATCGGTTCTTGAGCCTTGCGACGGAACTGGGCGGCGATGAGCTGGCCGAAGACCTGCATGATCGGATTGCCGGTGGCCCGCAGCAGCGCCTGGTGGAAGAGCTGGTCGGCCTGTTCGGCCGCCCGCCAGTCCCCTTCCGATTTCTCCATCTGCTCGATGGCGTCCAGCATCCCGAGCAGGTCGCGGGCGCTGCGCCTGGCGGCGGCCATACCGGCGATCGAACTTTCGATGCTGGCCCGGGCCTCGACCATGTCCTGGAAGGTGTAGCCCTTCCGCTCCAGGTGCCAGGCGATCGGGTCGCCCAGCCGTTCGATCGAGGGGGCGGCCACGACGGTGCCGCCCTTTCGCTTGGTCACGATCAGCCCCTGCTGGCGCAGGACGCTGAGACCCTCTCGCAGACGGCGGATTCCCACCCCCAGCCGGTGCGAGAGCTCCTCGTGCGTGGGCAGTCGGTCGCCGGGGCCCAGGCCCTCCTGGTCGATCAACGCACGGAGCCGTTCGGCCAGTTGATCGCGACTGGCCGTTATCATGCCATCTTTAATACTTTTCATGACATGATAATCTACAGATCGAACGCGTCGGTGTCAATGGCTCATTATTCGGCAGCATTGAGTAATGATATACCTAAAAAGTAATTGCAAGCCATGACTGCCGGACGTTAATGCAGGCCGGCTACGCTATCTTTGCTTCACCGGTCTTGTTCAGAGGCTGTGAGGGCAGGGATGGGGCGGACGAAGCGAAGGCGATGTTCGTCTTGACGTTGGCAGCCCAAGAGGATGGCGGGTGAGCCCTATTCGACCCATTGCTCCGCCGGTTCGGCGATTTGCTTGGTGTCAAACTCGGGGAAATCCGCCACCATTTCGAACTGGCCGTTGACGATGCGATAGATGTTGCCGTAGGCGTCGATGTGGTAGAGGCGATTCTGAGGGTCCGGGACGAGGTCCCAGACGATGCCGCCGACCTGGGCGTCGAAGATCGCCTGGGCCTCCAGGGCATTGTCCTGGTACTCGCCGGCGGCGTCAAATTGCATGAGGCTGCTGCGGTTGACGCCGTCGGCGGTCTGGTCGGCGTTCCAGACGTATACCTGGCCGTCGGAGTTGACGGCCAGGCCCCC
The Phycisphaerae bacterium DNA segment above includes these coding regions:
- a CDS encoding DUF2203 domain-containing protein → MGEFDSVVLSSLREGKRKPKYFSVNEANRSLVLVSMVVKDILALYCRAKVLEERYSVLDRETERGPRKQIKRQYEALLKQLQCFNQELTEVGCRLRDWQTGAVDWPAIYQDREVYLCWRMGEETVEYYHEAYESFAARRRLPEDIK
- a CDS encoding ABC transporter permease, coding for MRTAADTPLPTPTTNWPARLKELAFETSDRAGPLFVLLLVVAVFGIAEPQRFLTALNLGNVAGQTAVLAVAAVGMTFIIISGGIDLSVGSVVALAGVYAAMVLAEGYGLVLGLTAGLATGAVCGLVNGLIITRGHLPPFIVTLGMMEIVRGLALESANGMPVTNLPRAFSRIGNAVLEIPLGASAIYIPYSLFILLPVALGAAFVLRYTVFGTHVYAVGSNEQTARLCGVNVGRVKTLVYVISGLLTGLAGIMYASRLNTGQPSEGVGMELEVIAAVVVGGGSLMGGKGSILGSVVGAFIIKFLRNGCVVAGVSPFIQRIIIGLIIIAAVWADHHRRQFLMKRIKSRQPAAQKPI
- a CDS encoding sugar ABC transporter ATP-binding protein, which codes for MTAALLEMHGIHKSFGPTTALAGVDLLVAPGQVHVLAGENGAGKSTLVKVLTGVVAPDAGHVTFRGQPFAPAGPQEALRAGVAMIYQEFNLAPHLPVHANVFLGHQIARFGIVRADRQRQICRHIFARLGAVIDPDALVSDLGVASRQLVEIARALSLDARLIVMDEPTAALSEHEAEQLFAVIRSLRDDGVGVIYISHHLEEFGRIGDAYTVLRDGRRVGHGRMAEVTAEQIIRMMVGRDIDQLYPPRRHDIGEPVLTIGNLRGQKGLTVPRIEVRAGEIVGIAGLVGAGRTETLRAVFGLDDAKMDELAVCGAAVLPPSPHRMIRHRLGLLSEDRAAEGLAQSLSIADNLALAVPRKVSRLGVLSLRRRRELARTLIAAVNVKAHSPDQRIDQLSGGNQQKVALARLLGADCRVLLLDEPTRGIDIGAKADIYRLIESLAREGKGIVIVSSYLPELMGLCDSLYVMARGRLSRKFPIDRIDPDRVMALATGLADAADCQPLTEPDRPAAPAPSPSDPLA
- a CDS encoding SDR family oxidoreductase — protein: MRLKGQTAIVTGAARGIGRAVAERLMSEGAAVAIADLDPAAARQTADALGPRALAVGVNVADRASVEALVAAVESKLGPVDLLVNNAGVSEIVPFLELDEATWDRHLQVNLKGTFLCCQTVLKGMVERRRGKIINLSSQSGKQGASQYQAYCASKFGVIGLTQSLALEFAPYGITVNAICPGFVFTPLWNKMLPQYAAKRNLPVDKVKDYVISRIPLGRLCTPEDVAGVAAFLASADADYLTGQAINVTGGALMH
- a CDS encoding alcohol dehydrogenase catalytic domain-containing protein; its protein translation is MKAIRYYDKGDLRLQDVAVPTPEPGGLLAKVEACAICGTDLKMLLRGDPRVKPGQIIGHEFVGKVVELGAGTQGFAVGDRVTMATSISCMRCEVCRRGHTNRCEHLTPISREFPGAFAEYIAVPPAGVAGGFAVKVPPAVGDIAALAEPLSCAINAQLLSGVRFGDTVVVIGFGPLGALHSQTARAFGATRVIVTQRSPERIDLARQLGLEVIDASAGDAVERVMELTGGAGADVVIATAPAIEAQQQAFAMARKGGMVNLFAGLPRGGSEMLVDSRLIHYRELMVSGASDSTPHHVELAVRMIEAGQVSDKIVTHRLAIDDFFDGLELMRQGRGLKILIMPEGKS
- a CDS encoding D-lyxose/D-mannose family sugar isomerase, with the translated sequence MLTPEQHERARRRTLEYFAQAGIVVTDEEAQRIEILDFELNDFEHVGLEILVYVNTDRVCAKELVLFPGQTCVEHCHPTVAGAPGKEETFRCRWGKVYLYVPGPATPSIQATVPESIRDHVTMFHEIELTPGRQYTLLPDTPHWFQAGPDGAVVSEFSTTNTDHQDRFTDPRVVR
- a CDS encoding branched-chain amino acid aminotransferase — translated: MNDQRLVYFNGEFVPEREAKVSIFDSALMFGDMVFEMTRSFGRVQFRLEEHVERLYAGVRMLKVPLAMTPQEMIAAVHETIEANASAFAPNDEHRVMIDVTRGPLSMYARVFDGKTGPNVIISVFPFKWTIAPLAPLYETGVHAVIPSQRAIPADLLEPKIKNRSRMHYLMANLEVSLVADKTAWALLLDPDGFIAEGTGSNFFIVKDGCVLTPEPRNILRGTRRKYTIELARRIGLEVRETNLNAYDAITADEAFFTSTAFTLMPCVKVNGNVLGDGATGPITQKIIAAWNELIGLDFIAQARDYLAEMGSDAYEGTTMYRFGKKD
- a CDS encoding 3-oxoacyl-ACP reductase FabG — encoded protein: MTVDLTGKTALVTGAGTGIGAAIADALAQNGATVIVHYNASAAAADQVVQRIAAAGGSAWSVQADLTEPARIEAMFRQIDEKASRVDILVNNAGTQLELVACEDMDLALWNKAIALNLTSAMLCAKHAVGGMKRNGWGRIVNISSISARSGGGPGGVSYATPKGGVNTLTKALAKELGPYGITVNAVSPGVILTAIHDRFSTKESLENLTKMTALGRLGQPRDVAGAVLFLASDAAAYITGDNIAVNGGLRMD
- a CDS encoding FadR family transcriptional regulator, translated to MITASRDQLAERLRALIDQEGLGPGDRLPTHEELSHRLGVGIRRLREGLSVLRQQGLIVTKRKGGTVVAAPSIERLGDPIAWHLERKGYTFQDMVEARASIESSIAGMAAARRSARDLLGMLDAIEQMEKSEGDWRAAEQADQLFHQALLRATGNPIMQVFGQLIAAQFRRKAQEPMIQGLDVVARGVAEHRAIYHAIERGDRPQAQKRMHDHVVGQLDEWRAARMQNAGTGEFT